The segment CTTCGACTCCTCCGGCGAGGGGCAGCTGAAGCGCGTCGCCGAGCGCATCTCCGAGCTGGAGGCGGAGCGCCAGTCGCTCCGCGAGGACATCCAGGCGGTCGAGTCGCGCCTCGACGACGCCCGCGACCGCAAGTCCGACGCGGTCGACGAGGTGCGCGGCATCGAGAGCGACATCGAGAGCACGGAACGCAAGATCGCCGAGCGCGAGCAGCGCATCGCCGACCTCCAGGACCGCCGCGAGGAGATAGAGGGCGAGCGCGAGTCCGTCGACGAGGAGATGCAGGAGATAGAGGCCGACATCGAGGAGAAGCAGGCCGAGATCGCCGAGCTCGAATCGGCGGTCGAGGACATCGAGTCCGAGCTCGCGGACTCGCGCATCCCCGAGCTCACCCGGAAGAAGGAGGCCATCCAGGAGGAGATCGACGACATCGAGGACCGGACGGACGACCTCGACGCCGAGCTCAACGAGCTCCAGCTGCAGAAGCAGTACGCCGAGGAGGCCATCGAGGACCTCCACGACGACATCGAGGCGGCCCAGAACGAGAAGGCGAAACACGAAGAGCGCATCGAGGAGCTTGAGGCCGACGTCACCGAGAAGGAGGAGACACTCGAATCGAAGCGCCGCGAGGTGCTCGAACTGGAGAACGAGCTCTCCGAGCTGAAGGACGAGCGCGAGGGGCTCCGCGAGGAGCTCCAGTCGGCCCAGCACGAGCGCGACTCGGTCCAGAAGCAGGTCGACGCGGTACAGTCGAAGCTCGACTCCTCCACGGAGAAGCGCGACCAGCTCGACTGGGAGATCGAGTCGCTGGCCGAGGAGGTCGGCGAGTACGACCCCGAGGACGTGCCCGATCACGACGTCGTCGTCGAGATGGTCGACTGCCTCCAGGCCGACATGGAGGCGATGGAGCCGGTGAACATGCTCGCCATCGACGAGTACGACGACGTGCGCGCGGACCTCGACGAGCTGGAGGCGGGCCGGGACACGCTCGTCGAGGAGGGTGACGCCATCCGCGAGCGCATCGACTCCTACGAGGCCCAGAAGAAGGAGACGTTCATGGACGCCTTCGAGGACATCGACGAGCAGTTCCAGGACATCTTCACGCGGCTCTCGAACGGGAGCGGGCGGCTCCACCTGGAGGACGAGGAGGACCCGTTCGACGGCGGCCTGACGATGAAGGCCCAGCCCGCGGACAAGCCCATCCAGCGCCTCGACGCGATGTCCGGCGGCGAGAAGTCCCTGACCGCGCTCGCGTTCATCTTCGCCATCCAGCGGCACAACCCGGCCCCGTTCTACGCGCTGGACGAGATCGACGCGTTCCTCGACGCGGTCAACGCCGAGCGCGTCGGCCAGATGGTCGACGAGCTCGCCGGCCAGGCCCAGTTCGTCGTCGTCAGCCACCGGACCGCGATGCTCGACCGGTCCGAGCGCGCCATCGGCGTGACGATGCAGGAGGACAACGTCTCTGCGGTCACCGGTATCGACCTGTCCGACGGCGATGCCGGCGACGTGGAGGTGTCCGCCGATGACTGATGGGAGCTCTTCGGCGGAGTCGAGCGGAGACCCGGACGCCTCGGGCGAGCAGCGTGGTGAGTCCGTGAAACAGAACGGCGATTCCCCGAAACAGGAGTCCCCGGAGCGGAACGGCGACACCCCCGAGGACATGCTCACCATCGCGGGACACGAGGACCGGACACCGCCGGACGAGGAGCCCGATTTCCTCGATGACGGGGACGGCGGCGACGACCCGGCCGACCCCGACGAGTTCTACGGCGACGGCGACGTCGAGGACGTGCTGCCGGGCGAGGACGACGAGGAGCCGAGCGACGACGACGCAGCCGCTGACGACGAGCTCGACGCGGTCCTGCCGGACGACGACGCCATCGGTGACTCGGACGACGACGAGGTCGAGCCGGTCGAGCTGCTCGTCCAGCTCGCGAAGCGGGGCGAGATCGACCCGTGGGACATCGACGTCATGCGGGTGACCGACCGGTTCCTCGACGCGCTGGAGTCGGTGGACCTGCGCACGTCGGGACGCGCGCTGTTCTACGCGAGCGTCCTCCTGCGGATGAAGGGCGACGAGCTCATCCACGGCAGCGACAAGCAGGACGAGGAGGAGCCCGCGCCGTGGGAGCAGCCGTTCGGGGACGAGCCGCAGTCGCCGCCGGCGGACCCCGACTTCGATCCGGTTGCGGGGCTGGAGGCCGAGATGGAACGCCGGCTCGAACGGAAGCACGCCCGCGGGACGCCGGAGACGCTGGACGAGCTGGTCCGGGACCTGCGCGAGGCCGAGCGCGGGACCTGGTGGAAGGAGGGCCGTGAGTACGACACGAGCGACTCGCCACAGGGGTTCCGCCGCGGGACGCAGACGCTCGACTACCACACGGGCGACGACCGCCGCGTCGACGACGAGCCGACCGAAGACGACGTGACGGGGACGACCCACGAGGAGGAGATCGAGGAGGTCATCGACGACGTGCGGGTGGCGCTCCGCGAGCACTACGACGCCGGGCGCGCCGAGGTGCTGTTCGCGGAGGTACAGGACAGCGGTGGCTCACGCGTCCTGACGTTTCTCGCGCTGCTCTTCCTCGCACACCGCGGACAGGTCACGCTCCAGCAGGACGAGCTGTTCGGTGACCTCTGGGTGCAGGACCCGGCCGCGACCGCCGTCTCGGACGAGGCGGTCGCCGACTGAACGCGGACAGCTCCGCACGCGCCCCGTTTTTGAGGGGTCGATATCGCTGTCTTCGACCCGAAGATAGATATGTTCAAATATCCTGTACGTTTTGTATGGGGGTAATTGCGGAGTTCTCGGTCGACACGGACGCGTTCGGTCCGTCGTCGGTCGGCGGGGGAGAGGTCCAGCTACAGTTCGAACCGATCGTGCCCACGTCGGGGGACGTGGCGCCGTACGTCTGGGTGACCGGAGACACCGACGGGTTCGAGCGGGCGATCGACGGGTCGGCGGCGGACGTCGGCTACGACGTGCTCGACAGACACGATGCGCGCGTTCTCTACCGGCTCCGGTGGGGGACGGAGCCCACCGGATTGCTGTCCATCTTCGTGGACACGAACGCGGCGGTGCTCGAGGCACGGGCGACCGACCGGTGGTTCTTCCGCGTCAGGTTCCCGGACGACACGAGCGTCACGCGCTTTCACGAACGGACCAGAGAGCACGGCTACGAACTCGACCTGCACCGGCTGGGTCGGTCAGCCGACGGCACGGACGAAGCGGACGGCGCCTACGGGCTGACACCGGAGCAGCGTGAGGCGCTGCTGTTCGCCGTCGAGACCGGCTACTTCGCCATCCCGCGGCAGTCGACGCTCGACGACATCGCCGCCGAGTTCGACATCTCGAACCAGGCCGCATCCGAACGGCTGCGACGAGCGACCGAGACCGTGCTCCAGAACGCACTCGACCAGGAACTCGACGAGCCGGTGCCTCGACGCGGCTGAGCGCCGTCCCGGTCACAGATATAAACCAGTTGAGATAGCAAGCATCGGTATCAAGGGGCCATAAGAAATATGTACACGCGACCGTCGTCCCGGTCACAGAGAGGGGGAAAGGGGGCGGCGGTCTGGCACGCGAGGTCGCCGATGTCAGGCGATCTGCGACGCCAGAACGCTCGCTGGGCTGGCTGGCCCACACCGCATCCACCGTCAGTCGAAGCCCATCACATCCGTCAGACGTCACCGCGATCTGCGTTCGCCAGCCCACCGCGGGCGTTTTCGACCCGATGACAGGGATTCTTGGTCTCCGACGACGACGTACCGGTAGATGGGACTGCTGAGTGGGTCCGACGACACCGACCGTGCAGAGGAGCTGTGCGAACTGGCGCGCGACGACCCGGCCGGCGCGGTCGCGCACGTCGACGAGCTACGCGACCTGCTCGCGGCCGGGGACGCGACGACGCGGGCGAGCGCAGCGGACGCACTGTACCACATCGCCGGCGCCGAGCCGGAAGCGCTCGTGGACTGCGTCGACGCCCTCATCACACAGCTCGACGACGACGACGCGAGCGCCCGCCGCCGTGCCGCCGACGCGCTCGCCGCCACCGCGGCGGGCGCGCCACGGACGTTCAGCGCGTGGGTCGAGTCGCTGGCACCCTCGCTCTCGACGGGCGACCCGTACGTGCGCGCGGCGGTCGCGTCCGTGTTCGCACAGCTCGCCGCCTCGGGCCCCAGCACGGTCCTCGACGCTGTCGAGGGCCTCCGCGACGCGACGACGGACGACGAGGAGTGGGACGTCCGGACGTACGCGACCGGTGCGCTGGCCGACGTGGCGACGCGCTACCCGGAGGAGGTGCTCCCCGTCGTGGACGACGCGGTTGCGAACGCCCGCGAGCCCGTGCCCGCGCTCCAGACCGCTTCCATCGACCTGCTCGCCGCCGTCGCCGTGTCCGACCCGGCCACCGTCCCGGAGGTCGACGAGCTGTTCGCCGAGCTCGTCCTCGACGCGCCGACGAGCCAGCGGCTGGCCGCGGCGTACGCCATCGGCCGAGTCGGGGTCGAGCATCCGGACCGGATACCCGAGGCACTGAGCGCGCTCACGACCGCCATCGGGGACGACGACGACCGGGTGAGCCGTGCCGCCGCGACGGCGTTCGTCACCGTCGCGACCGAGTACTCGGGCTCGGTGACCATCGGTGATGACCTCCGCCAGCGGCTCTGGTGGCTCGCCGACGACATCGACGCGCCGGTCGAGCAGCTGCTCGAGTCGGGCGAGTGACCACGGGAGGAAGCGACGGTCAGAGGCGCTCGCTGCCGCGGCGGAGCCGGTCGACCACGTAAGACCGCCGCCGGTCGACGGCGCGGTCGGTCTCGGCGACGCCGCGAACGGTCTCGACGGCGACCTGCTCGTGGAACAGCCCCGCGAGCGCACAGACCTCGGGTGGGTTCGCCGACGTACAGGTGTACGGCGCGACGACCTGCTCCTCGTTCGTCTCGCGCAGTTCCCGCGACTTCGACAGCGATAGCTCCATCACGCCGAGGTTCAGCGAGCGTGCCTGCCGCCCGCGCGAGGGGAAGAACCGCTCGTCGTCGGTCTCGACGACGTAGCCCTCGCGACACAGCGGACAGATGGAGCCGACCGCGGCGTCGATACCCTCGAGGAATCCACGCGCCGTCTCCTCGTCGGCGTCGAGCTGTGCCGCGATGCGCTCGACGAGCTCGTCGTCTGCGTCCATGCGAGTGACGGACGCGACGCGACGGCAAAAATCGGTCGGTGGGGCTGGCGACGCGACGGAGCCGACGCTCAGTCGAGGTACCGACCCGCCAGCAGGTCGACGCGCTCGCGGGTGTCCTCGGGGATCGCCTCGCTGGGCGTGTTGATGGTGCCCTCCAGCGCGGACCAGGCGTCGCTCTCGAAGTCGTCGGGCATCGACCGGACGGCCTCCTCGACGACGGCGTTGATGGACTCCTGGTTGGCGGCGGCGTTCTCCAGCACCTCGTCGAGCGTGACCTCGCTGTCGCGCTTCCAGACGTCGTAGTCCGTGACGCCGGTGACCGTCGCGTAGGACATCTCGGCCTCGCGGGCGAGCTTCGCCTCCGGAATCGCCGTCATGCCGACGACGTCCCAGCCCTGCTCGCGGTAGAACTCGGACTCCGACCGGGTGGAGTACTGCGGCCCCTCGATGCAGACGTAGGTGCCGCCCTCCTCGACGTCCGCGTCGGTGTCGGCGCGCTCGGCCGCGTCGGCGAGGTGGTCCACCATCGGCGGGTCGTACGGGTCCGCGAAGCCCATGTGGACGACCATGCCGTCGCCGAAGAAGGTGTGCTCGCGGTGGCTCGTCCGGTCGAAGATCTGCCGCGGCACGACGAGCGTCTGCGGCGGGAGGTCCTCGCGCAGGCTGCCGACCGCGTTCGTCGCGATGACGCGGTCGACGCCGACGGACTTCAGCGCGTAGATGTTCGCCCGGTACGGCGCGTTCGTCGGGGTGTGCTGGTGGTCGGGGCCGTGCCGGGGGAGGAACGCGACCTCCTTGCCCGCGAGTTCGCCGAGCGTGACCTCGTCCGAGGGCTCGCCGAACGGCGTGTCGACACGCTTCTGCTCCACGTTCTCGAGGGGCAGGGCCTCGTAGATGCCGCTGCCGCCGATGACGCCGATAGTCATGCTTCCACGAACTCGGGGCGCGCGTAAAACGGCTACGAGTCGTCGTGCGGACCGTCCGGGCCCGGCTCGTCGTCCGTGTAGAGCCCGACGACGGTCTCCAGTCCCCCCCGGTACGCCACCAGGTAGCCGAGGAGTCCCGCGCCAACGGCGTTCAGTATCGGGCCAGCGAGGTACAGCGGCTGTCCCCGAACCGCCGGAAACGGCGGCGCGAGCACGCCCTGTGCGACGAAGAAGACGGCTGCGACGGCAACCGCGAACACGACGGCGGCGAACTCGTCCCGGTCCGGGTGCGTCGCGCCGAATGCGAACGCGAGCCCGAGGACGACCCAGAGCGGGAGGGCGACGAGGTCCGGCACCATCGTCTGCCGGTCGAGCAGCCAGCGCAGCGGGTACGTCACGAGCCACGCCGGCAGCAGCAGCGGGAGGGACATCCTGAACCGCTGGACCAGCGACGGGTCGTCGCTGAGGGTCGGCACCTCGCCCTGTCGGGACGGCTCAGGCACCGTCGACCACCTC is part of the Haloarchaeobius litoreus genome and harbors:
- a CDS encoding segregation/condensation protein A gives rise to the protein MTDGSSSAESSGDPDASGEQRGESVKQNGDSPKQESPERNGDTPEDMLTIAGHEDRTPPDEEPDFLDDGDGGDDPADPDEFYGDGDVEDVLPGEDDEEPSDDDAAADDELDAVLPDDDAIGDSDDDEVEPVELLVQLAKRGEIDPWDIDVMRVTDRFLDALESVDLRTSGRALFYASVLLRMKGDELIHGSDKQDEEEPAPWEQPFGDEPQSPPADPDFDPVAGLEAEMERRLERKHARGTPETLDELVRDLREAERGTWWKEGREYDTSDSPQGFRRGTQTLDYHTGDDRRVDDEPTEDDVTGTTHEEEIEEVIDDVRVALREHYDAGRAEVLFAEVQDSGGSRVLTFLALLFLAHRGQVTLQQDELFGDLWVQDPAATAVSDEAVAD
- a CDS encoding helix-turn-helix domain-containing protein, with protein sequence MGVIAEFSVDTDAFGPSSVGGGEVQLQFEPIVPTSGDVAPYVWVTGDTDGFERAIDGSAADVGYDVLDRHDARVLYRLRWGTEPTGLLSIFVDTNAAVLEARATDRWFFRVRFPDDTSVTRFHERTREHGYELDLHRLGRSADGTDEADGAYGLTPEQREALLFAVETGYFAIPRQSTLDDIAAEFDISNQAASERLRRATETVLQNALDQELDEPVPRRG
- a CDS encoding HEAT repeat domain-containing protein, whose protein sequence is MGLLSGSDDTDRAEELCELARDDPAGAVAHVDELRDLLAAGDATTRASAADALYHIAGAEPEALVDCVDALITQLDDDDASARRRAADALAATAAGAPRTFSAWVESLAPSLSTGDPYVRAAVASVFAQLAASGPSTVLDAVEGLRDATTDDEEWDVRTYATGALADVATRYPEEVLPVVDDAVANAREPVPALQTASIDLLAAVAVSDPATVPEVDELFAELVLDAPTSQRLAAAYAIGRVGVEHPDRIPEALSALTTAIGDDDDRVSRAAATAFVTVATEYSGSVTIGDDLRQRLWWLADDIDAPVEQLLESGE
- the mtnP gene encoding S-methyl-5'-thioadenosine phosphorylase, translated to MTIGVIGGSGIYEALPLENVEQKRVDTPFGEPSDEVTLGELAGKEVAFLPRHGPDHQHTPTNAPYRANIYALKSVGVDRVIATNAVGSLREDLPPQTLVVPRQIFDRTSHREHTFFGDGMVVHMGFADPYDPPMVDHLADAAERADTDADVEEGGTYVCIEGPQYSTRSESEFYREQGWDVVGMTAIPEAKLAREAEMSYATVTGVTDYDVWKRDSEVTLDEVLENAAANQESINAVVEEAVRSMPDDFESDAWSALEGTINTPSEAIPEDTRERVDLLAGRYLD